A segment of the Gloeocapsa sp. PCC 73106 genome:
ACCGATATCCCCATTTTTTGCTGATTTTTCCGGGGAATCGAGAACTAAATCTCCAGAAACATCAGAAATCTTGAAAATACCCCCAGAAGAACAAAGAGACTATTTAACGACTTATGTCAACTCACAAATCGCTCAAGTTTTGGGCATGAGTCCTTCAGAAATCGATACGCAAACAGGATTTTTCGATTTAGGAATGGATTCTTTAACCGCGGTGGAATTCAGAAACCTTTTACAAAATCATTTGAATATCCGTTTACCCTCGACAGTTGCTTTTGACTACCCCAATGTAAAGACTTTGGTAGATTATCTCACCGCAGAGGTTTTGAAAGTAACACCAGTATCAGAGGAAAAGACAGAGAATTTAGCTGATTTATCCGAAGAAGAGATCGCTGATTT
Coding sequences within it:
- a CDS encoding acyl carrier protein, with the translated sequence KGIGAIEPEEGLAILEKLMSESVTQVGVIPIDWSEFPPISPFFADFSGESRTKSPETSEILKIPPEEQRDYLTTYVNSQIAQVLGMSPSEIDTQTGFFDLGMDSLTAVEFRNLLQNHLNIRLPSTVAFDYPNVKTLVDYLTAEVLKVTPVSEEKTENLADLSEEEIADLLTQELLGIEQEKQR